The window GGTAAGATTTAATCGGTTTTAGAAAATACCCATGAATGATTaattttggaccctaaatagCGTAATTTTGGAATTAAGTTGGAATTTCCTTTAAGTTGAATTTTggaatattttttctttaagatTTTTTCGTTGAATCTTGGAAGTAGTTACTTGAGAAATTCTGCCTCAAAGGTTGAGTTGGTTTTAGCCCTATTGTTGGAAAGTTACAAACCCTAATTAAATTTTAGTAGTTATtggttaacaaaattattaaattaattttgtttgtatttatGACTTGATTGTTTAGGAAAAATTGATTGTTGCTGTTAGGAATAATTTGGTTATAATTTGGGTAAGCTAATCCCaaagtaagagattctcctactagaccctTGTAATAATATTAAGCATTACTGTaactaaaatgcataatgtattgatgacatatgatgatgactgataattgtgactgagttatgttgatgacgATGACTGATGATGTTAGTGTTAATgcataaaatattaatttcatgatttagaacgttatgattaatactcatgtcatgtttatgatgttatgatgtgctatattctatggatagggtgttctgttaactttgtctatttgagtcgtacccacatggatgtccctagggatcaccacctttttatgactgtgtggtccgacagGATCACCATTCTCATGAGATGCTATGTACatgagtggtccgacgggatcacttacagcccgattgtcttaagtgttccttcgggttcaTTAAAGACTAgcttgtcctaggtgttctttcaagttcaccaaagaccagttttgtcttAGGTAtttctttgggttcaccgaagaccagagatgctCCTACGGGATCATTAGATTGCGTGTGTTTGGGAACACACCAATTTAAGGatacttctttacaggactctaatgggaagttaacagatacctaatgggactagtagtaggtcccttactgagtatatgtttatactcattctttctatgtttaatctttcaggcagaggtagaggtaaggatATAGGAAAGCTGGCAAATGACAAAAAGTGGCCATGACGTGCCATAGGAAAactttttgcttccgcttttacTTTGTAGTTATGATTTCAGTATTCTTTGGTATtatttgactatttttcttcaaaagtaGATAGAGCCCGAATTCGgagtttattttaaatttatttctacattatttatttatgattttaaatgcATATTTGAgggttttaattaaattttgtgttatttttcattttggttaaaaagatttttattttcttttaatattaatGACCTTAGCATAGCATAAAGAGTTGAGTCATTACAGATATAACCATGATCGGTatgttaatccttcacaggttgttagTAAGCTTGgttaggtcaaaataccgttttaccccggAGACTatatcttgctccttaagtcttGCTAATCCTatattgaataattggtttaaggtccaacctataaaccgaatcccacTCGGACTAATAAGAGGGTGAGgacccttgttcaagacttagatttagtttttaagagaacaacctatctactaacccaaTGCGGGTATGAgggaattccgtcttgcactcTATGTCCCTAGATATTCATctggtcttacccctgaaatggaaggcCTATTGGATCAGCGATAAAGAGTTGctctcacctatgtagatctaaagataatctcgtgtgaacatgcatagttagctcaagactaagattaagttacataggtcatcaataatcgagatagtcaactttaaatagtaaacgacattataacgtaaaagtgactatttcatggttcagtcttatgtaaactatttacataggatgccctcactttcatgtctctacacgAACGATTCAGAATCacctcgtttgtactaactacaaagcggacCGCATACATAGTTTCTctgaataaggcacccaacctttattcatatactatagactttTAAGCTATATAttcaaacttgatccacgtttatgtctctacataaagttcaagtctactcAAAATAGTgttgggaccttagtttattagatttaagattatagtattcaatttctcaataacgatttattgaatataatatgattataaactacaaattttaggacataaattccaacataaatatttttgggtttAATTATATTTGTGTAAATTAACCAATTTTATACCtctaaattaagaaaaaaaattagaaactcAAAACATTTTAAGTTAAATTTGATTATACGTAAGGATTGGAATTGAATTTCCAAGAACACTCTTTAATCTGAATATGACCTTATTGAAATATACAATAATGAGTGAAATTATAATGTGGGCATATAATGTTGCATGGATTATGGTGCGATGCTTCTAACATTTAATATTTGTTATCTGCATTAATATTAGCCCACATTTACATTACTATAACATTTCATCATATGATCATTATTCTTACTGGGTTCAATAATTCCATTTTGTTTCCTTTATAGTCACAACGGTCAAAAGAGTTTTTATTGATTAGTGCCTATAAATTCTATACCAATTCCCCCAATAATGCTGTTTAAAATTATGTGGaaaaagaactttaattttgaaagaaattcaataaaattgtaATGCTATCCAACATCTTCTTAAGATTATTGTCATTATATTTAaagaattgttttttttttgttagacaACTTACATTGTTCATCTCACTCGACTGTTtcttcccaaaaaaaaaaagatttaaattaaTCTCACTTGAATTAATATTGTTTTCTCAAATCACTTTCCACCATCTAAAATCATTCAATGAGGCTATATAAATacacttttaatttaaaaaagaaaaaaaacttaggAAACACTTTCTTTTCCAAATTGTCAGTTAAACAAACTAATACAACAAATGGGTAAAgcataataaaattaaaattccataaagttggccatttttaaaaaatatttgaagtttGTTCTtatcttttatcgtctttcttctcctcttccttTGCGATTATTTTTCTTgccattgtctttcttttcttcctcttcttttttttttttcaaactattacTTAGTTCAACATCGTGTATccaatataaaagatctattattttttcaaactgttatttggttgttcaagatcgtgtactaaatataaaagatcttgaaaaaaaacgtcatttagattttggtagccaaatctaaacgatcgtgtacaaaaaaatagtcaaatctaaacgttcgtgtaccaaagaatctttatttgtttcaatttggctactcaaatctaaatgattaaatcttaacgattgtgtatcagatctaaacgatcgtgtaaccaaattaaacgataatgtacagagaatcttgaaaaaaatcgtttagatttggctattcaaATCTAGTCAAatctagccaaatctaaatgattgtgtaccaaacaataaccaaatataaacgattatgtaccaaACATATTACGTGCGTTCTTGACGGTGTGGTTAAcgagacatttttttttaattttcattgtAGGCCTATAAACTTTTTCCATTTTGAAAATTGTTCTTTATCGTGTAACATTTTgttgctttgttatattttttaaaagatcctaCGTATAAAGTTCAAATACAACCAAATTACTCggaaatttatgtttttttttactctcACGGACAAAATAGTAATCCTTACCAATTTTTtatgtaattatttttaattatttatttaagaaaaaagtgTTTTTTCTGCCGGCACATTTTTTGTTAGGACATAATACTTTGATTTGAAACTTGAATGGAAAAATTTATCATACAGGTAAATTggaaataatgaaaaataattatttagttgcaaattggaaaaagaaaagtttgagGTCTCTCCAAATTTTGGGTATAAAAAGCTTTTTGTGAAATTTGTGTGTCATGTATTAAAAGTAGACTTCCAAATTTTGTaattcactagaagaaatctagcctttaatgtcggttggaaaaaaatgaaaaatgagctttaatgtcgctttttaaaaagcggatgtttaatgtcggttttaaaccgacattaaagaggcagctttaatgtcggttttaaaccgacattaaagagggagCTTTATCCTCTTTTTGAAAAGCAGCATTAAAaatcctttttaattttatttttatttttttatttgtaataaaaactaactatttctctctcttactttactctttctaAATGACCCACACAATTTCTTccttccaatttcttcttctcttctcattCTCATCTCACAGTGTTCCCTTTCTTCTCCGAACagtcgccgccgccgccgccacaGTCGTCCCTCGTGCCCATCCCGTGCCCGCCTCCACTGTTGTCACTCTTCCCTTTCTTCGATCGTCTTTGTGCTTGCCACCACCATCTGTAGTCCTTTTCTTCGACCACGTTCGTGTCCAGCCCTCACCACCACCGTTGCACGTCCACATCTGTCTCACAGGCTCAAATCTAGTCTGCTTGTGGCTAGATATGTTGCAAGAGCGCCGATTAGCTGTCATCCGAAAGGTTCAATTGGTATCTGTAATAGATCTTTAAAGTATTTTCGAATTTATTTCTAGTATCAGTTACATTCTTTTGGATGAtgaattgttgtttttttttggataaaatgttcattaatatatatatatatatatatatatatatatatatatattttcttttcagtCTGTGATGCTTCCTGATGGAACTCCAGCGTCGGTGGCAGCCGCAGCAAGGCTTAATCAACGACAGGGGTAGCATAGTGTATTTTGATCATATAGTAGTAAGTTCTTCTTTTGCTTTATTTCATGGAGTCGAGAAGTTGTCAAGTGGTTGTTTAAGAGTACTGGGTTGTTATCCTTTTGTTTAGGAGGTGTGTTTCTAGTGTGTATAACTCTTGATTCTCTTTAATCATTTCAAATTATCCAGAAACAATTTTCCATGAAGAAGATGATTTACATTAATTGAAAAAggactaaaaataaaattttgacacacatatgtgtgtgtgtggatTGGACTGTAGGCTCACTGTGGATTGGACTGTAGGCTCACTGTTGGGCTAATTTCATGGAGATCCATATTTTAAGATTCTGATGATAGCCATTCGATTTCGTATTTGGAGACAATTTTTTGACTTTGCCTTTCAACTTCactatatttttatatatatacacacacacacatcaAGAGAAAAGGTAGTGGGAGTGAGATTTAAGAGTGGGGAGCTAATTTCACAAAGTACAAAAtgtataataattattaaagtACAAGTGGAAGCTTTTTGTAGATTCCCATTTTAGAACACACAAAATTGTAGAGTTAAATAATGAGTGTGTTTGCAAAATGTGGTTTGTTGTTTCTTGTTCCCAGTAGAGAGAGAACAAACAAATTACAGCTAATATCTTAGATCTTGATTTCATATAATAATTCTCACTATCTTTTTCTGtgcttttatatattttattaaaaaatgttcTTTCTGGTACCTTGGAAACTTCTCAGTTTTgttgtatatatgtatatattattcTCTTTTGGGCTTTAGTTTAGCTAATATGAATCTTAATCATTTGGGTTTTGGCAAATGGATTATCAGATTTGGTCATGTTCTTCTCTAGATTAAttaaatgattattattatataatgtatgtatatttgcCCCATAAACTTATAGATTTCAACACAATATAGATGTTTAAGTCATGTCTTTAATTTTAGGTTATTAACTCTAGCTcacataataataatactaagaAGAAGGTGGTTTAATAATGATACAATATTGTAAAACAAAAAGTTATTTTGTTTGCATATAAATCTGGTATGGATGATGACGACTTATTTCTTATACTTTCATTAGGCTTTTCGACTTGGTATGGTGCTTCTTGTTTTGAATGCTTCTTAGATATTGTCATTTATCTTGTTTGTTAATTTTCAGATTCTTTTCTTGGGTTTGTAGGCTACTTTGGCTGATTCCTTTCTAGCATATCTTGATGAACTCTCTAATGTAAACAAGTTTCAGGTTTCTAAAGGCTTTTTACTTCTCCGTGTAAATGAAGTAATAACTATGTTGGATGTTATGTAAGTGAAGTCTTTAATTTGTTTGGTTTACTTGATgactttaatttgttttgttaatttgaTGGAGTTAATTGTTGTAATGTTTATAAGACTTGACCTTAAACTTAGTTTTGTAGCTATTTTTGTTAGTTCTTACTATAGCAAAAAACTCTCTTATCTTAAAGTTTTGATGAGAAATTTTCATGAGCTAGTTTTATTTTgacgattgtttattttaaaGTACTTTTCATAACTTAGTATAACCTTTTTGTTGTAGTTAAGGTGTTTGAAAAAATATCTGAGAGATCTTCACTAGATTTTCATATTTACTAATGTGGCAGCTATTGGGTCTCCATGGTTGTCATTAAAGTTTAACTTTATTTTGAGATGTATTTACGAAACTGTGAGCTATAAAATATGTTTTCTTGTCATGTTTCATGAGTAGAAACCTTCATGGAGAGTTTGAAGACTTGTCACAGACTTAAGCTAATACAATTTCGTACTCATCTTTTTCATTAGAGAAAAGTCATTctactgaaaaaaaaaaagagatattctCCCTCTCTTCCTTTTGTTGTGGTGGAACTCATAGAAATGACTTTTCCTTTTTCGATTTTGGTTTTATAGTAAGTGAGTGGTCCAGGGGCTTTATAAAATAGCTGGAAGCAAACTCAATGGCTTGATTGCTGGGGCTTGGGGATGTCTTTGAGAGAAAAAGGTATCTACAACGTGAATCTAATGACACTCATTGTTTTTGTTACTTGGCTTTGAGCTCACTATGGTTTAATTGCTTAAAGAGATCATGAAAGTATCAAAGAGATACATAAGAGGTTCGTTCTATTTCAGTATACTTTCTATTCATCTATTTAGGCCGTGAAGAATTGCACAAAGtgtttttctctttcaaaattCATTTCTTTTTGGTGCAGAACAAATGAGATGCAGAAGATGGGTTACAAGCGTTTTGCAAAGAACTGCAAAGAAAAATGGGAAAATATGaacaaatatttcaaaaggATCGGACCATTGTAACTGGGAAGGCTAGTATTGCAAATGGTAAGACAtgtccatattttcaagaattaGATATTCTTTATAGAAATGGAGTGGTAAATACTGGAGCTGTCTTTGATAGTACAAATACTGGAAATAATTCCAAGGCTGAAGTATAGATCCTTTTTCATGAAGATGCTTGTTAGCAGCAGCAGACAGTATTTATTTCTACCAAACAGAAGTATACAAGTAGGCTGCCCTTTGCTAGCAGCAGACAAGACAAGGAATAGAAACTCTGTATGATATTTATTTCTGGTAATTGTTCTCTTGATACAAATCAAGGAACCATTTTGTTTGTTTAACCCGTTCTaccctctttcttttttaatttggttttgttGGCTATTTTTCTCCATTTGTTGGCACACTTGTTATTGagttaatttttttagaatcatCTGTTGTGCAGGTTATAATCTTGGATATGGGCCTTCTTGTAGCTGGCACAAAATATCGTGGGGAGTTTGAAGAAAGATTAAAGAAACTGATGGAGGAAATAAAACAAAGTGATGAAATAATTCTATTTATTGATGAGGTACATACATTAATTGGAGCAGGGGCTGCAGAAGGAGCTATTGATGCAGCAAACATATTAAAACCTGCCCTTGCAAGGGGTGAACTGCAGGTATTCTCGAGACAAAATAATTCACATAGAAAAGTCCAAAACAACTAAGAGGTTATGATTGTGGGAAGCTATTGCATAAAGAACTTCCACTCTAGGttacagaaagaaaaaaataatgtatgGCAACCTAACAATTTTCTGTGATAAGAAACCGAACACTCCCAAGAAAATAAAGCCAAAACAATTTAGAGTCCTGGCAGTGTAAAATACTGAAATTCTTGTAAGTAAATGGGTAGTAGTTGAAGACATCATCTTTCTTCCTATGGATTTGTGTAGATTTAATGCTTAATTTCTCTGGTTATTGAATTAGTTAGTTTGTAAGAGGAATAGGTCGATATTCTGAATTCTCCAACAGTTTCTTTAATTGAGGTTAGTTCTTGACGTCAAATGATTTCGTGATATGTTTTCTATTGAAAGCTTTGATCTGAAAAGTAAGTtacaatatatatgtgtgtgtgataTGTTAGAATAAGTCACAACAGTATATGCTAAGCTTTTATCTGGCAGCCATTGGCAAAGAAACTTGGGATAAAAGTGGTGCCAACTTTCAAAATTCTAAAGGATAAGAAGGTCGTTAAAGAAGTAACTGGAGCAAAGTTCGATGATTTGGTTCATGCCATTGATACTGTAAGATCCAGCTGAAAACTCtcctctcttctcttctttgaaaatttaaataatatgatGCAAGGAAGAGTGTTCAGGGcagttatttaaataatatgatGCAAGGAATCGACCATGGAAAATGATTCTGTATATAAAAATGTTTGGGAGATAGACATTTGAATGTGTACAATGACAGTTTCTACATAttccaaaaattattttgatatatacTTTTCTTTATGAGTGGGTTTGAATGTTTTTGTAATTGGGTTTGGGTATGTTTATGGTTTTCTTCTAGTGATAGAACTGCTTACTACTATGCTTGACATGTTTGTTTGTAATAATGGAGATGATAGAAATCAAAAGTTATcagattaaatggtttattttgatattgcttgtagaatgattgaagtcatcagattgaaagctaagcgattgtgtagatagccaggcgatcgttgaaggttgaagactgagaaggcgtttagaatttcttatttaagtcttgcattaggatcttgtttcatgtaccaTTGtggaatgtatatataaacacaatattaagttttcattttgtgtatacaaatttaaaagataaatattatagtttctaaaataatattaattttattaatttgttggagcgagaaaaaaatatttatctatatggattcaatgttggttta is drawn from Cucumis melo cultivar AY chromosome 11, USDA_Cmelo_AY_1.0, whole genome shotgun sequence and contains these coding sequences:
- the LOC127151679 gene encoding chaperone protein ClpC2, chloroplastic-like isoform X4, with product MMLVSSSRQYLFLPNRSIQVGCPLLAADKTRNRNSVIILDMGLLVAGTKYRGEFEERLKKLMEEIKQSDEIILFIDEVHTLIGAGAAEGAIDAANILKPALARGELQPLAKKLGIKVVPTFKILKDKKVVKEVTGAKFDDLVHAIDTND
- the LOC127151679 gene encoding chaperone protein ClpC2, chloroplastic-like isoform X2, translating into MMLVSSSRQYLFLPNRSIQVGCPLLAADKTRNRNSVIILDMGLLVAGTKYRGEFEERLKKLMEEIKQSDEIILFIDEVHTLIGAGAAEGAIDAANILKPALARGELQPLAKKLGIKVVPTFKILKDKKVVKEVTGAKFDDLVHAIDTVRSS
- the LOC127151679 gene encoding chaperone protein ClpC2, chloroplastic-like isoform X3, producing MKMLVSSSRQYLFLPNRSIQVGCPLLAADKTRNRNSVIILDMGLLVAGTKYRGEFEERLKKLMEEIKQSDEIILFIDEVHTLIGAGAAEGAIDAANILKPALARGELQPLAKKLGIKVVPTFKILKDKKVVKEVTGAKFDDLVHAIDTND
- the LOC127151679 gene encoding chaperone protein ClpC2, chloroplastic-like isoform X1 translates to MKMLVSSSRQYLFLPNRSIQVGCPLLAADKTRNRNSVIILDMGLLVAGTKYRGEFEERLKKLMEEIKQSDEIILFIDEVHTLIGAGAAEGAIDAANILKPALARGELQPLAKKLGIKVVPTFKILKDKKVVKEVTGAKFDDLVHAIDTVRSS